In Vagococcus luciliae, one genomic interval encodes:
- a CDS encoding methionine ABC transporter permease — MQEIIEKYLPNASQIPDEFKQATIETLYMSFWTAIIAGVFGLIFGIILVVTRPGGLLEQKYVYQILDKIVNVVRSIPFIILLALLNVVTRVIAGTTIGATAALVPLVAGVVPFFARQIEVALLEVDSGVIEAAEAMGTSPLGIIFRVYLKEGLPGIVRVSALTIINVIGLTAMAGAVGAGGLGNLAISRGHNRFQSDVTWVALIIILLIVFICQGISNFIIKKISH, encoded by the coding sequence ATGCAAGAAATTATTGAAAAATATTTGCCAAACGCTAGTCAAATTCCTGATGAATTTAAACAGGCAACCATTGAGACATTATACATGTCATTTTGGACAGCTATTATTGCCGGCGTATTTGGTTTGATATTTGGGATCATATTGGTTGTAACAAGACCAGGAGGATTATTGGAACAAAAATATGTGTATCAGATTTTAGATAAAATTGTGAATGTAGTTAGATCTATTCCATTTATTATTTTATTAGCTTTATTAAATGTTGTAACACGTGTGATTGCTGGAACAACAATTGGAGCAACTGCAGCACTTGTTCCACTTGTAGCAGGAGTTGTCCCATTTTTTGCTAGACAAATTGAAGTAGCTTTACTTGAAGTTGATTCAGGAGTGATTGAGGCAGCAGAGGCTATGGGAACCAGTCCTTTAGGCATTATTTTTAGAGTGTATTTAAAAGAAGGACTACCTGGTATTGTGAGGGTTTCAGCTTTAACGATTATTAACGTGATTGGTTTAACAGCTATGGCAGGGGCAGTCGGTGCAGGAGGATTAGGAAATTTAGCCATATCAAGAGGTCATAATAGATTTCAAAGTGATGTAACTTGGGTAGCGTTAATTATTATCTTATTAATAGTGTTTATCTGCCAAGGAATCAGCAATTTTATTATAAAAAAAATTAGTCATTAA
- a CDS encoding MetQ/NlpA family ABC transporter substrate-binding protein, translated as MKKFVGYIVAIIAVLLLVTGCGSGNKEATSKSKDGKEVTVKLGFVGSDTDVWDDVKKRLKDEGIDLEYVKFTDYSQPNVALDNGDIDLNSFQHQIFLDNFNKEHGTNLVSIGNTVNAPLGIYSEKIKDVKELKEGDTISIPNDVTNGGRALLLLQTAGLIKVDPAKKQAPTVSDITENKLNLKIEELDAAQTPRSLQDVTAAIINSGIAVDAGYIPEKDAIFLEPVNETSKPYVNIIVVRKEDEENETYKKIVDAYQTEETKKVIEETSKGSSIPAWDTFGKK; from the coding sequence ATGAAAAAATTTGTTGGATATATTGTAGCAATAATAGCAGTTTTATTATTAGTAACAGGGTGTGGGTCTGGAAATAAAGAGGCAACATCTAAGTCAAAAGACGGAAAAGAAGTGACAGTAAAATTAGGTTTTGTCGGATCAGACACAGATGTATGGGATGATGTAAAAAAACGATTAAAAGATGAAGGCATTGATTTAGAATATGTTAAATTTACAGATTATAGTCAACCAAATGTAGCTTTAGATAATGGCGATATTGATTTAAATTCATTTCAACATCAAATATTTTTAGATAATTTCAACAAAGAACATGGAACTAACTTAGTTTCTATTGGGAATACAGTGAATGCACCATTAGGTATTTATTCTGAGAAAATTAAAGATGTTAAAGAATTAAAAGAAGGGGATACAATTTCTATTCCCAATGATGTAACAAATGGTGGGCGTGCATTATTACTTCTTCAAACAGCAGGGTTAATCAAAGTTGATCCAGCCAAAAAACAAGCACCAACAGTGAGTGATATTACAGAAAATAAGTTGAATTTAAAAATTGAAGAATTGGATGCAGCACAAACACCTCGTTCACTTCAAGATGTGACAGCAGCTATTATTAATAGTGGGATTGCAGTAGATGCGGGGTATATTCCAGAGAAAGATGCAATATTCTTAGAACCAGTAAATGAGACATCAAAACCATATGTAAACATTATTGTGGTTAGAAAAGAAGATGAAGAGAATGAAACATATAAAAAAATAGTAGATGCTTATCAAACAGAAGAAACTAAAAAAGTGATTGAAGAAACCTCTAAAGGATCAAGTATTCCAGCGTGGGATACATTTGGTAAAAAATAA
- a CDS encoding M20 family metallopeptidase, producing MTRENKSAIIIDYIEKQLPVYKELALDIHNHPEVSNYEVYSSDVLINQLKKEGFDVKKNVAGHHTGFDARYKSYKPGPTLAFLAEYDALPGIGHACGHNLFGNYSVLAASALKQVIDEVGGEIRIYGTPGEEGGENGSAKGSFVREGFFDDVDAALCVHPAHKYGKTALGLANDPVDIEFFGVASHAAAAPEKGVNALDALIQVFNGINGLRLHLPKDVNIHGIITNGGVAANVVPEYASGRFYLRAANRKTLDDVYQKVENIVKGASIATGADYKFGLFQNGVDDIIVTPIFDDIFVSHFERIGISEEEIYSGERQNIGSSDVGNVSQVIPTIQPTVSISDEYIAGHSEEFKAAAKSEKGLNSIGIAAQLLAETALDLLLDDKLLNEIKEEHKKQKIQGN from the coding sequence ATGACAAGAGAAAATAAATCTGCAATTATTATAGACTATATAGAAAAACAATTACCTGTATATAAAGAACTAGCACTAGACATTCATAATCATCCAGAAGTTAGTAATTATGAAGTGTACTCTTCTGATGTATTAATTAATCAATTGAAAAAAGAAGGTTTTGACGTTAAAAAAAATGTTGCCGGTCACCATACAGGATTTGATGCACGATACAAATCTTACAAGCCTGGACCAACTTTAGCATTTTTAGCTGAATACGATGCCTTACCTGGAATTGGTCATGCATGTGGACATAACTTATTTGGAAACTATTCAGTTTTAGCTGCTAGTGCATTAAAACAAGTGATAGATGAAGTTGGTGGTGAAATTCGCATTTATGGAACACCTGGAGAAGAAGGAGGGGAAAATGGATCAGCTAAAGGTAGTTTTGTAAGAGAGGGATTTTTTGATGATGTTGATGCCGCCCTCTGCGTTCATCCTGCACACAAGTATGGTAAGACGGCTTTAGGATTAGCAAACGATCCGGTAGATATTGAATTCTTTGGTGTGGCTTCTCACGCTGCAGCAGCACCTGAAAAGGGAGTTAATGCGCTTGATGCTTTAATACAAGTATTTAATGGTATTAATGGACTAAGGCTTCATTTACCCAAAGATGTGAATATTCATGGCATTATTACTAATGGGGGTGTTGCTGCGAACGTTGTTCCTGAATATGCGTCTGGACGTTTTTATTTGAGAGCAGCTAATAGAAAAACCTTGGACGATGTCTATCAAAAAGTTGAAAATATTGTTAAAGGTGCGTCAATTGCGACAGGAGCAGATTACAAATTTGGGTTATTTCAAAATGGGGTAGATGATATTATTGTGACACCAATATTTGATGATATTTTTGTTAGTCATTTTGAGAGAATCGGTATTTCAGAAGAAGAAATATATAGTGGTGAAAGACAAAATATCGGTTCTTCCGATGTTGGAAATGTTAGTCAAGTGATTCCAACCATTCAACCAACAGTATCTATCTCTGATGAATACATTGCAGGTCATTCAGAAGAATTTAAAGCAGCTGCTAAAAGTGAGAAAGGTTTAAATTCAATAGGAATTGCTGCCCAGTTGTTAGCAGAAACAGCGTTGGATTTACTTTTAGATGATAAGTTATTAAACGAAATAAAAGAAGAACATAAAAAACAAAAAATACAAGGGAATTAA
- a CDS encoding metal-dependent hydrolase: MKISYHGHSVIIIETDDHTRILIDPFITGNKLTDLTLEKVEIDYIFITHGHSDHVGDLVYLAKKNNAQVVAIPEICHFATSQGIKNVHPMNIGGKFDFPFGQVKMVFAQHSSGYELDGEMIYMGEPAGFIFTIDNKSIYHAGDTAFYSDLSLLGDDFDLDIAFLPIGDNFTMGIEDAAKASNVIQAKLTIPIHYNTFPVIEQNPYEFIGLLPENTGKVLEPGEFISI; this comes from the coding sequence ATGAAAATTAGTTATCATGGCCATTCAGTCATTATTATAGAAACAGATGATCATACTCGTATTTTAATTGATCCATTTATTACAGGAAATAAATTAACAGACCTAACACTAGAAAAAGTGGAAATAGATTATATTTTTATTACTCATGGACATAGTGACCATGTGGGGGATTTGGTTTATTTAGCTAAAAAAAACAATGCTCAAGTTGTTGCTATTCCAGAAATTTGTCATTTTGCAACAAGTCAAGGGATTAAGAATGTTCATCCTATGAATATAGGTGGAAAGTTCGATTTTCCGTTTGGTCAAGTTAAAATGGTTTTTGCGCAACACAGTTCAGGATATGAGTTGGATGGTGAGATGATTTATATGGGAGAACCCGCTGGATTTATCTTTACCATTGATAATAAGTCAATTTATCATGCCGGAGATACTGCTTTTTATAGTGATTTATCTTTGCTGGGAGATGATTTTGATTTAGATATCGCTTTTTTACCAATTGGTGACAACTTTACAATGGGGATAGAAGACGCTGCAAAAGCATCAAACGTTATTCAAGCAAAATTGACTATACCGATTCATTATAATACCTTTCCTGTTATAGAACAAAATCCATATGAGTT